The Azospirillum sp. TSA2s region CAAGGTCGTGCTGCTCGGGCGGTTCGTGGCGCTGCTGCGGGTGCTGACCGCGCTGCTCGCCGGCGCCAACCGTATGTGTTGGCGCCGATTCCTGGTCGCCAATGCCTGCGGCGGGCTGCTCTGGTCCATTGCGTTCGGACTGGGCGGCTGGAGCTTCGGGCAGGCACTGGAGCGTTATCATGGCCCTCTGGCGGTCGGTGCCGGCGGCATCGCCCTGGTCGCCGCCGTTTTGGGTTGGCGATATGCGCGGCGTCATGAAGAACGCCTGCAGCGTGCCGCAGACCGGGCCTTCGCCGATCCCCGCCAGTCTCCCGAACTCACCCGAACGCTCCAGCCCTAGCCTTCGGCGTCACGCACGAAGCGCCCCGCACTGCCCATCTGTCTGCCCGGCCTGTCATCGCATCGAAACTAGTGGACCTCGCTCATGGAAGCTCTGAATCGGCATCTGTTCCTCCTGCTGAACGCCCCGCCCGATCCACAGACCATGCTTCTGCTGCTGGCACGCTTCCTGGCGGATGACGTGGTGGTGCTGGCGGCGGCGCTGATCGCGGTGCTGTGGGTGTGGGGACGGCGCAACGGGCGTTCTGCCCTGGTCGGCGCCGGTTGCGCCCTGCTGACGGCGGCCCTGATCAACACGGTGATCGGCGCCTTCTGGCAGCATCCGCGCCCCTTCATGATCGGGTTGGGGCACCAGCTGATCCCGCATGCGGCCGACTCATCCTTCCCCAGCGATCATGCGACCTTCATGTGGACGATCGGGATCAGCCTGTTGCTGCGCGGATCCTGGCCGCGGTTGGGCTGGGGGATGATGGCC contains the following coding sequences:
- a CDS encoding DedA family protein, giving the protein MSVPLHGLIPQLLTSYGYWLIAGVVALESMGLPLPGETTLIAGSILAAASPDFRIEFVIGAAAAGAVVGDNVGFLIGRRYGYRLLVRYGALLRLTEPRLRLGQYLFQRHGGKVVLLGRFVALLRVLTALLAGANRMCWRRFLVANACGGLLWSIAFGLGGWSFGQALERYHGPLAVGAGGIALVAAVLGWRYARRHEERLQRAADRAFADPRQSPELTRTLQP
- a CDS encoding phosphatase PAP2 family protein, whose protein sequence is MEALNRHLFLLLNAPPDPQTMLLLLARFLADDVVVLAAALIAVLWVWGRRNGRSALVGAGCALLTAALINTVIGAFWQHPRPFMIGLGHQLIPHAADSSFPSDHATFMWTIGISLLLRGSWPRLGWGMMAFGVGVAWARIYLGVHFPLDMAGALLVATTASLLVVPVRPLIDRMLTPAIIRLYEGTVRLLHLPAVLFPLDRG